A window from Carassius gibelio isolate Cgi1373 ecotype wild population from Czech Republic chromosome B3, carGib1.2-hapl.c, whole genome shotgun sequence encodes these proteins:
- the LOC127952774 gene encoding uncharacterized protein LOC127952774: MPVPTTEDWRSIATDFLHRWNFPNCLGSIDGKHVVIKAPDNSGSLFFNYKGTYSVVLLAVVDAQYCFRVVDVGSYGRTSDGGALANSTFGQALRDGTLGLPQDALLPSAEHLGPQPHVFVADEAFPLRRDLMRPFPGHNLSSRQRIFNYRLSRARLIVENTFGILTAQWRMYRGVIEISPANVDACVKATCVLHNFLRRSTNSTSTSIPSAGDGEAAGLQEVTRVGSNNPTREAIRVREKLMTYFSTEGAVPWQPVA, translated from the coding sequence ATGCCAGTCCCCACCACTGAGGACTGGCGAAGCATCGCCACTGACTTCCTCCATCGGTGGAACTTCCCCAACTGTCTTGGGTCCATCGATGGAAAACATGTTGTGATCAAGGCCCCTGACAACTCAGGGTCCCTGTTCTTCAACTACAAGGGGACTTACTCAGTTGTGCTCCTGGCAGTGGTAGATGCCCAGTACTGCTTCCGGGTAGTCGATGTGGGCAGCTACGGGAGGACAAGTGATGGCGGTGCGCTGGCTAACTCCACTTTCGGCCAGGCACTACGAGATGGGACCCTTGGCCTGCCACAGGATGCTCTGCTGCCAAGTGCAGAGCATTTGGGACCCCAGCCACACGTGTTTGTGGCTGATGAAGCCTTTCCACTCCGCCGAGACCTCATGCGGCCTTTCCCAGGACACAATCTCTCCAGCAGGCAAAGAATATTCAATTACAGGCTGTCACGGGCAAGGCTGATTGTTGAGAACACCTTTGGTATTCTCACAGCTCAGTGGCGTATGTACAGAGGAGTCATTGAGATCAGCCCTGCCAACGTGGATGCCTGTGTGAAGGCTACCTGTGTCCTGCACAACTTCCTGAGAAGGTCCACAAACAGCACCAGTACGTCCATACCATCAGCTGGAGACGGAGAAGCTGCTGGTCTACAGGAGGTCACCCGAGTGGGCAGCAACAACCCCACACGGGAGGCTATCCGTGTCCGGGAGAAATTGATGACCTATTTCTCCACAGAGGGAGCTGTCCCCTGGCAACCTGTGGCATAA